GTAAAAATTGGTATTTCCATCCCAGACCCTCCGAGCCCAATTCATATAGACAATCCTCAACCTCAGGTGTTTgagggtgatgacgtcacgatgACGTGTAGCACTGATGACGTAGGCAACCCTCCTGGTAACTTCACCGGACGACAGTTTCCTAAAACCATGGGAACTCAAAACTCCACCAGTCTGCGTCTGCAAGCTACGAGGGAGCAGGACGGAGAAGAAATCGTTTGTGAATTTCAGTACAGACGCTTCAACCAAACGAGGAGTAACACGACGACTACAATGTTAACAGTGTTCTGTGAGTAATTATTGTTTTGTGAGGAATTCAGATTTCGTGAGAAATTCGTGAAAATAATATTATAGTAGAAAACAATCTGAACCGTTCAATTTCTTTCTTCAATTTAAACTGTTATGTCGAAAGTTTTCcaacgaaaacaaaacaacttttagAAAAATATGGTAATCACATTAAATGTAGTCATtaaaatgtttatttatttttaccaAAACAGATTATATATTACATCATGACACTATTCACAGATAACAGCTACACTAATGTACAGTTTTTATTTCAAACAGATCTTCCCGAAACTGTGTCAATCAAAGAACAACATTCCGTTACCACATTCAACGTTGGTGACAACGTTACACTGCAGTGCATCATGGGAAGCTCTAATCCCGACGTCCCTACAATATCATGGTGGAAGGATGACGTCATATTACGAGGCGAAACTTTCAGAATCTTTTCGAAAAACTCTGTTAGCGTGCAAGATAGCGGGAAGTACAAATGTAAAGCTACCATCCAAGCTCTCGGTCAACAGAAATCCAAGGAAAGCAAAGGAGTTTACATCAGTGTGACGTCACCAGGTGAGTTCATCCATGAACGTTTTGACATTACTTTTTTAATGACTCTGATAATAATCGTAACACATTTTGCATCCGCTTCCCATTCCAATTAAGAAAGTACTTAATTGTTTTTAAGGAAACAGACTATAGGTGAACTTCTTATTACAATCATTATCGTGAATTCCTTACTATCCAGTTCCGTTCATGCATTTCCTGCGTATACAACTTTGAACCCTAGCCAAGCCAATCTTCCGCTGTAGAACACATGACATCCTCGTGAATTTGAACCCGTACCATCTCCACTTCCTGCCACTCATCAGTTGAAACGACTTGAAACCTAAGCCAATTCTGGACCCAGCCGGCCAGCggaaacaaacataaacacacaccacgACAACTtgtgacaaacagacaaaccttaaagattgcccacgtttttcaCCTTAGTAACAGTCATTAACCAATATTTATGTCCATCCCATAGACCCAACCCATGGGACGCCATCTTCGAATACTGGAGCAATCGCGCTGTTGACAACGATAGATCTCATCATCATAGGCGGTGCCGCCTTTGTTGTCATGGTGATCATCCTCGTTGTAACAGCACTCCTTTGTTTCTGGAAACGGCGAGAGTCACGAGACAATAGAACACAGACTCTTCAAGCCAACGGTATGGATTACGCTGATTATTATGcatttttgatataatttttaCAGTCAATGTGATTTTATAATGgtagaaagaaatgaaaatattgcagaaatAGATTTCACCATCTTTTTCTAGGTTCTTTCCATCTTGTGCCATCCCGTCCCACGGATGACGTCATGGTCCCCGGAAGTGACCGAGGTAACCTTGATGGTGAAGAATTCGAACCCCAGCCTCCTCCGTACTCAAGTAAGTTCCTCAAAGTTGCATTCAAGGTTTGGGCTGATGGGGTTTAGGTTTACACACCGTAATTGTCTTATAAATGATAGCACGTAGAATAATACATacacttacaaacacacacacacacacacatgcaagaACAAACGCTTGGTTTACTTTTGATATACTTTTCTTCAACTTGCCCGTTAAAAAAACGTAACCaaagcttgttcagaacacgagatatcagacccggagttctgctgcagtaccaagagaagcCGCTAGGCGTCACAAAATCTATTCATTTGTTGTTTACACACCAAGTTTGagaccaatccatccagccgttcatGAATAAACTTAAGCTTGTTGACGAACAGACAGACTCgattgaaaacataacctccatgacatacTTCATGGGGGTAATAACGGTGAAAACCGTACTTCTATTTGCTGCAGGAGTTAACCCTGACCCGAGGTTCCCCACCACACAGACGTGTCCGTGGGCAGACGGAGCCTGTCACCTTCCACTGGTGACACATTATCAGTCACCCGGAACAACTTTAACACTCAACGAAGAAACCAATAACGGTACCATTCCTTCAGCTGCAGCATCTGTACCGTCTGTAACAGAGGGAACCAGGCCGAAGGTGACGGGTGATGGTCCGACCCCGAGGAGTGTGGAGGACTCCAGTATACCGGATAAACCCGGCTCCTTGCGGTCTCATCCTGAGTTACATGTACCCCGGCCTCTTCCTGCCAACCTTACCATCAGCGATATGATCAGCGAAGGCTCTTAAATAAGTCCCAAACTCTAGCTTTTTACCTTTGGGAATAGTAACGTAAACACATGCAGATCACCTACAAAACAATACGTTTAGGCAATTCAATTCAGCTTGTTTTATGTCTAGCTTGTGAACTTTGATACTTATACTTGTTACTTTGATAGAGTATGATAGAAAGCTTTgaaaatgtaatgaaattaCAGTAACACAAAGCTGCTCACTTTGAGACAATTTAGTTAGGGCTGGTCCCTCATGTTTGAGGTAGTCAGACTTGCCTTCGCTTCAGAATGGTTTGTAAATGCTTAATAGATCTTAGTAGCGCCGCTTAGCGATTGTGTACATAACAGCAGTTGTGGTGCATTTCTTTATCGAAGCAAATCATTTGAGGTGTGCAATACATCttgtatgtacatatagaaaTGTAATCTAGCCATCATAGTTAAGTTAACTGTTTCCCTGCCTAAACGTTTCAGACTTTAAAACACTATGtcgttcttctttttttgccaaataaCAATAGCAATGAACTGTATATATGCATAAACATAATATATTTAGAATTACTACATTTTTCATATAGTTCGCAATACTCATTTGTAACACGTGGTGAATATCAAAACTGGAGAATGCAAACACGGTCTGTTTACTGACTCAAGTATTGGTTTGGTCTTCGTTTTTCTCATACATTAattacatttattttacaaacaGGTAAAATGATGTTGTTAGGTACACAGTGCAATGTTTTCAGTTAAGAAGTCTATATAGCCAGTCTATATTTTACAGGAACATTATTTTGTGGTCTAATGTCCGAGGCAAAGGTTGTCACAGGAAAttggaccaaggaggttcccttttcaacctccttgattggaCAATGTCTGCAAACAGATGTTAAGGTGAAAGATCGTCATGTCTTCTGAGTGATGGTTTTGCTTCTCTGACAGTCCTTACATACCCTTATAAGCATAAAGCAGTTAAATGAAAGACCCAAGATCTTAAGGGATATAGAATAATGTTAGCAGATGTCTTTGAACCACTCAAAACGTTAAATAAGCGAAGTGTGTATGAATACAGGCGGCGCTTCTTACGGCGACTAGGGTGTTACCCGAGCTCCTCGAGCGGCACTTGAAAATTGACATTTCTCATGTTGACTCGTGTTTTTAAAAGTCTGAAAGGTGATTCAAGATGCACGCGAAGACATCGGGACCTGTTTGAGAAAGAATTCACTGCCTTTTAGTCTATTGTTTTGCGTATTTTGACGTTTGTACAAGTCGGGGTGATAAACCCAATGAGAGCCCAACCTGCAGTACCGCCCCCGGCCGCGACAAGAAAAGTTGCTAAaacgaccgccaaattgccaaatttccgtCTTTTGGGGAATGGGGAAATCTCGAAAGACTCTCAAAGGGGTTTGAATTTTTAAAGgttctgtatgtttttgttcAATAATTCGACAATAAATAAGGCTATAAACAAAGAATAACAGCATTTCAAACGTTTCATAAAGAAAATTAAGGGATTTAGGCCATAAATGACGCaaattttctttccaatttacCAATTGAAGTCATTGAGTATCCGTTTTCTTATCATGATAACTGTCACGTTCTGATGGACTGATATGCACATCAAAATGCCAATGTTATTTAATAGAATAAGAATACGTTGAACAAATATAATTGAACTGCGTTGTTTGTAACATGTTGATTGATTGCCGACATACAACGGAGTTATATATCCAGCTTAGATTACAGTCACTTGCAATTGTGTTCATGGGTACTCATGAGCATAATTCATCCAATTTACACAAGCGAAAGATACAATCAGTGGGTGGTGGAAACATTTGCGATGATCGATATCCGAGAAAGAGCCTTTGGCTCACCTTGTAGCATCCAGTTTGACATAAAActttagattgaaaaaaaacggGCTCAGTATAACTTGAGGGAAGATGGGATTAAAAGGAAAGAGGGCTGAGATGAATAAGAGGAAATACAGGATTGTTATAAAGAATATCTCTGACAATTTCTTTGTGACTTGGGGAACATTTTTGCTATAAAGTTTGGGTAGATGCAACGTTGTTGTAGTTGCAACGTTGTTGTCATTCTTAGGGACGTTCTACCTGTAAGGGGATATGGGGTCTAAGATCTTAAGATGACCTAAGACACTAAGTTCCCAAGTCAGGGAGCTTGTAATGTATAATCACATCATTTCAGGCTACAATATGAAAATCTGACGTGTATACTTGAAACTGATGCTCTAAGGTAGGAAGCAACATAACTATAGATACACACACTCAAGACTTTGCATGTAAGTAGAACTCTGAAACTTTTACATATGGTTGGTTTAGTNNNNNNNNNNNNNNNNNNNNNNNNNNNNNNNNNNNNNNNNNNNNNNNNNNNNNNNNNNNNNNNNNNNNNNNNNNNNNNNNNNNNNNNNNNNNNNNNNNNNTTTTTAAACACAATAGCATCATCGTAATGTCATTTTGCTTCAAGAAGTTTATTTCAATTACCTTCcgtcaaaatgatatttacAAAATCACATCCCAGCATCTGTTTGGAGGCcttacatgtttttttatataataAAGTGTTCTGCGTGTTCAATTATTAGCTGTATTCTACAATCTTCGTCATCTCATAGAATCTAGTCAATGAGGCCTGAACATAACGTATGAAATAGCTGATCTACTAGATACATCTCTGCTTTTCTTACTACTCTCCTAGCTCAATAACTCATACTACAGATTTAAAAATTGGAAACGGTAACAAAACTTAAAACATAACACAAAAACTAGTTCCAAAATTCCATGATgaaaaaaactgtacaattttAAGCCGTGATGTCTGTAATGAGCAAACAGATCTATTCTTACATGTCTGTAGATAATGTACTGTAATGTAAGTAAGTACTGTCATGTTTAAAAGCTCAATAGCAACGTATCTGCTTTCGTCAGCATTATTTGCGTGGATATTAAACTTATCTATATTAATAATCAAAACTTCAGTGTAAAaagcatttgaaaataaacaacatctAACGTCTACATCATCATACATTTACATCCAGGTTTTTATACATATCCAGCATGTCCTTGGTGCAACTAAAAATCCCCACACCTCTACGGTATCTTTAAACACTACTAGATATCAGCGACAAGTTTCTACGCTTTGCTAAAAGACGGAGAAGTTTTTAAACTAATTCCCTGGGGGAATTGAGCTTGAAACGTATGTCCATTGCATTCCACCGTTCGTGGTGAAACTAATAATTCCTACACCTCCACGATATTACGAAGACTAGACTAAGTACAAGATATTAGTGACTAGTTTTCACAGCGACTACGCTTTGCTAACAGACGGAGAAGGTTTCAAACTAATTCCCTGAGGCGTTCGCGTGGCAGACGATGAAAACGTACTCCTATTGACAACATAatgattcttcttctttcctttacAAAGGAACTCCTTTCTCCACTTCTGAACGTCTTCTCGCATGACGCAATggaagaggaagatgaagagACCTTGTAGAGTGTTAAAGATGCAGAAGAGGTAGGCGAAGACTGTCCGGGCGGTGTTGTCGTCGATGACGAAGAAGAAACCGAAGAGCCAGGTGAGACCGAACAGGACCATGATGCTAAAGGCACGCCGTAAATGTCGGAGCACCCACTGGTGGTCTGCCTCGTTTTTCTTAGCACCTGCGTTACAAACACATTCATTATAATCATTACGTGGCTACAACTTGTAGTAAACCATCGGTAAAACTTCGGTAAATTATGCAGCAAAAGTTTTATTTCCTTGCAAGCTTGAATGGTtaatattattttgttttcttcgacATTATTAACAAACAAATTAATTCATTTGCTGCAATAGTTAGATGGCAAATACGATAGCATATCACATAGCTAAATGATTATATGTATGCAAATCTACGGCCGGAAACATTTTTGTTGCAAGACATCTTGTTCCTGTCATACTttcaggtcacgtgacagaaAAGAGTTGTCAGTTTTTGTGAAGAAGGCCAAATTACAGTTTGAACCTTCGGGATGTGTTTGGAGTAAAGTTTGAATCTCGATGAATTTCTtctaaaaaaactttttgtttgaagCTCATGTTTAAACATTACCTGTtaactttttctgtttcttctccCTCTTCAGCAGTTTGTACATGACGATGGAGAACACCACCACGTTGAACAGCAGGATGAGACCCGCTGGCAGCAGAAACGCGTACTGTAGTGGAATTCTTGCTAACCAGCAGCTGTggacagggggggggggcggtagaAGAAATTTTTAGAAAAATCCAAGAAATGAAAGTATATCTAGTAGTTAGttgtttctattttcatttgacAAACAGTATGACATGATATCTAATAATATACACTCGTTGCAACCGTGATGACGGGGGAAGGGGGATACAAGTTCAGTCACGTGTTGAACCGCATCATTTCCCActgaagcgccacctagctgcagtgaGAAGCAGAACAAGTCCGCATTGCCCTGTTGAAGGTGCCAGACTGTTCACGGAAACGACGGCAGTTGAAAATCGGTAAtgtacaaagaattttgttTGCCAGTATTCAATCGTATTGAAGATGCTGCTGCTGCTTGAGAAGCCACCGCAAAATGTacgaaaacaacaaacaatggcAAGGGAAAAGTCTTGAAAATGCAGCAGAAAATACACTTACTATTTGTTGCTCCTGTATTCGTAGAGATTTGAAGGACCAGCAGTTGATAGGGCAAGGAGAAAAGGGAAgcctggaaaaaaattcaaattatgttgttgtttgagattgtttattcttacttgaccccccccccttactTAACTGTAATCTAATGCTATCTTGAGctcgttaaagaacccaccacatttaAAAGATCAGGAGCCTATATCCCTATTAGtatgtgagtggttcaaaccttacagtccggCCTTACACAACTTGTACTTACTGTATCAAACTACCggaaatagtttcatcaagttggtagaatacaggatgaaggagaattcttgttacacaaccagtgggtacttactaatctccaagcagatcctacggtagcataagacagtattaaaagctgccagaggagtgaagctggcttaggagtgtgttttgctaccagggatctgcccccagtcggctagaacaaaggctattaacatccaattgtttcccattcaaactatgcttgcagtgtaggtgctaattgccctccttcctgtttggtgttAACTTCCAACTGGGACATGTGATGGTCACTGACTTGACCCAGTGTAATTCGCTCATAAAATAATTAGCACATGGCAACAGGgtggggcagcaacaccattgttgaatagaaatgctcctccctgtttcagtggaggcagatccccggtagcaaaacacactcctaagccggcttcactcctctggcagcttttgatcctgtcttatgctaccgtaggatctgcttggagattaggtacttacatagcttacgtttcgatgtctctcagacaccttcatcACTTCTAACTACtgctgcttctcaccgctatatgtagccgatgtgaaccgggacgagggagGATACAAGCTaagccatgtttgggactgttttctcaccgcaaaagcgccacctacatcggctacatatagcggtgagaagcagaactccagttagaagctctgacgaaggtgtctgagagacatcgaaacgtaagctaagtaagtacccactggttgtgtaacaagaattctCTTTCATCCTGTATCAAACTGGTGTATTACTCCTAAAGATGTTCTACTGGTTAAGATacacagcaaacaaacaaaattgatcACCCCATGCTACTGCAGCAGCCTTGTATATAAAGTTCCTGGTGACGTAATGATCAAACACCATCACGGTCGCCAGGTAGATGTTCACGGCCTCCATCGCCATCCAGATCAGGGCAGCCAATAGGAAGAAGTGTAAGAACGCCGCCGCGACGGTGCAGCCAATGGGAG
The sequence above is drawn from the Branchiostoma floridae strain S238N-H82 chromosome 17, Bfl_VNyyK, whole genome shotgun sequence genome and encodes:
- the LOC118404930 gene encoding B-cell receptor CD22-like; protein product: MAIKTKPDSSWNCQRGCVSHQVILVILALLPAIVQSRIAYSQHHLVVQEGENVVFDQCPSPPDSDGHWGYKRSLETKDYSECWGKCSTCSSRVLIISDVIRSCGGYYQYNTSPDSNGTRWRCDLQLDVYYPPSPIHIDNPQPQVFEGDDVTMTCSTDDVGNPPGNFTGRQFPKTMGTQNSTSLRLQATREQDGEEIVCEFQYRRFNQTRSNTTTTMLTVFYLPETVSIKEQHSVTTFNVGDNVTLQCIMGSSNPDVPTISWWKDDVILRGETFRIFSKNSVSVQDSGKYKCKATIQALGQQKSKESKGVYISVTSPAKPIFRCRTHDILVNLNPYHLHFLPLIS
- the LOC118405054 gene encoding uncharacterized protein LOC118405054; this translates as MVIILVVTALLCFWKRRESRDNRTQTLQANGSFHLVPSRPTDDVMVPGSDRGNLDGEEFEPQPPPYSRVNPDPRFPTTQTCPWADGACHLPLVTHYQSPGTTLTLNEETNNGTIPSAAASVPSVTEGTRPKVTGDGPTPRSVEDSSIPDKPGSLRSHPELHVPRPLPANLTISDMISEGS